From a single Gammaproteobacteria bacterium genomic region:
- a CDS encoding regulatory protein GemA, translating into MPRADIRTAELGAIHIAKKQLGLDDDTYRTMLFTLTAKRSAADLDAGQRRKVLEHLQSRGFKNVKRAAHRAATDPLAGKIRALWLEMAASGVVRDGSERALGVFIERQTGVRAVGWLSDEQSRKVIESLKAWKARTRHGAPTV; encoded by the coding sequence ATGCCCAGGGCTGACATCCGAACCGCCGAGCTTGGCGCGATCCACATCGCGAAGAAGCAGCTCGGGCTGGACGATGACACCTACCGGACGATGCTGTTCACGCTGACCGCGAAGCGCTCGGCGGCCGATCTGGACGCCGGACAGCGCCGCAAGGTGCTGGAACACCTGCAGAGCCGCGGATTCAAGAACGTCAAGCGCGCCGCGCATCGCGCGGCCACCGATCCGCTGGCCGGGAAAATCCGCGCCCTGTGGCTCGAAATGGCGGCCTCCGGCGTGGTGCGCGACGGTTCTGAGCGGGCGCTGGGCGTTTTCATCGAGCGGCAGACCGGCGTGCGGGCGGTCGGATGGCTCTCGGACGAGCAATCCCGCAAGGTTATCGAATCCCTCAAGGCCTGGAAGGCCAGGACACGGCATGGCGCTCCAACTGTCTGA
- a CDS encoding DNA cytosine methyltransferase, which produces MTRPAYYNENDPHASAWLRVLIERGLIAAGDVDERSILDVSPDDIKPYGQAHFFAGIGGWSYALRLA; this is translated from the coding sequence TTGACGCGCCCCGCCTACTACAACGAGAACGACCCGCACGCTTCGGCATGGTTGCGCGTGCTGATCGAGCGCGGACTCATTGCCGCCGGCGACGTGGACGAACGCAGCATCCTGGACGTAAGCCCCGATGACATCAAACCCTACGGACAAGCGCACTTCTTCGCCGGCATCGGCGGATGGTCATATGCCCTCAGGCTCGCAG